The sequence CTCGAAGGCGCAGCCTACGCGGCGATGTGGCTCGGCATCTCGATCCCGCTGGGCTGGTTCCTCGGGGTCGTCGTCGCGCTGGCGAACCTGGTTCGGCCGTCGCAGTAACCGGTTTCGTTTTCGATACCTCTTCGCGAACGGACTGCCGATTCCCGATACCATTAGGCGTCCGGTTCCCAAGAGCCGCACATGGAATTCGACCTTCCCACGACCGCGGCTGCGTTTATCGCCGTCATCGCGATCGGCGTCGTCGGCCTGATTGCCGCACCGATGATGACCATGGACACCGTGTTGATGAGGGTCGCGCCGTCGATGATCGTGTTCGGGCTGATCATGCTCGGTATCGGGATTAAATACGGCGAGCATCGTGTTACAGGCCGATAACGACGGTTGGGATCGGCGCTATCGCTACTGGTTCATCGCAACCGTTACGATTTCGACCGCGCCAGCGCCGCCGCTCGAGCGAACGAAACCGAAAAAATCGGCGGTGAGCAGTCAGTCAACGATCGACCGCGAGCGGCCTACATGTAGCCGAGGTCGCGCAGACGCTCCATCAGGTCCTCCTTGTCCTGGGCGCGGCCCGCGCGCTCGGTCGTTCCCTCGAGGTCCTGCAGCCACGCGGGGTCCTCGTCGCTCTTCTCGGTGCTGACCTCGCTACCCAGCGAGCGGAAGCCGGCGAAGTACTTCGGCGAGATCGGGATGTCCGCCTGTTCGACGCCCTCGGGGAGGTCGTCGTCGGCCTCGGGGACGTAGCCCTCCTCGGGGAAGTTCTCGACCGTGTCCGGCACCACGAAGTTCCAGAAGGCGTCCCAGACGGCGGCCTCGTCGAACTGCAGGATGGGCTGGATGCGGTCGTGGGGCGGGTAGATGTCGGGGTCGTGACGCGGCGAGAAGAACGTCTCGTCGGCGCGGGCCTCCTGCTCGTCCCAGCGGACGCCGGAGATAACGCCGTCGATGTCGTGTTCTTCGAGCGCGTCGTTAAGCGCGACCGTCTTCAGCAGGTGGTTGCCGACGTAGGTGTCGAGCAGGAACGGGAACTCGTCTTCCTCGTACTCGAGGATGTTCTCGACGTGGTGCTGGTTGTGCTCGGAGAGTTCGTCGATCTCGATGTCGTCGCCCGGCTCGAGGCCGTGCTCGTCGACGTACTCGCCGACGTCCTCGTTGCGCGCGTAGATGACTTCGAGGTCCCACTCGTCGGCCCAGTGGTCGACGAAGTCGTGGATCTCGTCGAAGTGCTGGTAGTGGTCGATGAAGACCGCCGGCGGTACCTCGAGGTCGAAGCGGTCGGCGACCTCTTTGATGAAGTACAGCGTGAGCGTGGAGTCCTTGCCGCCGGTCCACATCACGGCCGGGTTCTCGTACGCCTCGAGACCCTCGCGAGTGACCTCGATGGCCTTCTCGATCTTGTCCTGAATCTGGGGATAGTCCTCGGGATCCTCACCGTCGCCGTCCTCGTAGTCGACGTCGACGTAGTCGGGGAAGTTCTCGCTCATGTGGTGTAATTAGATATAATTAGGAGGGATAAACGCTTTGGGGGAGCGGAAACGTCTGTCGGAATCTGCGACGATCGGTCGGCGATGACGGTATCGCGCGTCGACGCGGATCTCGTTCGACGGAGTGAGTCAGGAACTGGACTTTCAGGCGCTTTCCTGTGCGAACGACGGCTTCCCGCCGTGATCGATGAGCGGCGGGTCAACCCTACCGATCCGTGTGGTGTGTTCACTCGAGGGCCGGGATGGCGGCGTGATCGCGTCGCCGTTCGTCCGACGGGGTGGCGCAATACTTGCCGCAACCGGTGGCCGTCGGGACCGCCGTCGACACCGACGAAAGCCGACGCTGTTCGGTACGCGGACCTCCGAACGTAGGTCGTAGAATCGTTCGTCGACGATACGGATTCGGCCCCCGGGTCGGCCGGGCTGTACAGTAGCGGCGCGCGGCCGGACCGGACGGCGAACTGGACGGCGTCGTCGCGGTTACTCCTCGTCTTCCTCGACGACTTCGGGATCGCTCATCGCGCTCTGGAGGCTGTCGAGCCCGTTGATCCACTCCGTGACGAGACCGTACTCGAGGTCCTCGGCGACGGACATGTCAAGTTCCTCGCCGTCGATGATGAGCGTACCCGCTTGTGCGGCGTAGCCGAGCGCGGCGTCGAGATCCTCCTCGGCCTCGGCGTCGGCCGCGGCGCCGAGGTAGTCGCCGACGCTGCCCTCTTCGGCGGGGCCGCCCGCGATGTACTCCTCGGCGGCGAAGAAGACGCAGACGAGGCTCGTCTGGACGCCGTCGACGAGGATCAGTTTCTCCTCGTCCTCGATGTCGACCTCGCCGAGAACGATCTCGCGTACGTCGTTGATCTCCTCGAGCGCTTCCTCCTCGCCGAGTTCCCCGTCGTCGTAGGCGGCGACGATCTTGGCGATCGCGATCGCCGTGTCGTCCTGCAGGTTCAACAGGAGCCGGGCCGAGTCTTCGTCCTCCGGATCGATGTCTTCGTCCTTGATGCGGCCGATCCAGTTCTGCCAGCGTTCCTCCGAGTAGAACTCGGTCGGGGGATTGCTCATACAGACACCTACACCGGCCGCTTGAAATGCCTTTCTCTACTCTACGCCGAGCTTACTGAACCGAAACGTCGGCTTTAGGCCCGCTCGAGTGTCCCTTCCGTGTCAATTCCGTACACGCGTTCCGGCGTCTCGACGTGGGCGATACGGACCGCATCCTCGTGGCCGTCCTCGAGCAGCCAGCGGACTCGCCGGGGCACCGTCTTCGGGCCGAGGACGGCGCCGGGGCGGTCCGGATCATCGATGTAGTCGGTCTCCATCAGGAACGGCTCGCCGCGCTCGGCGGCGGTCTCGAGGCGATCCTTCTCGCTCATCACGCTCGGGATCGGGCCCTCGAGGCGACCGCTCGCGTAGTGTTTGACTACCTTGTGCGCCGGGAGGCCGGCTTCCTCGGCCCAGTCGGCCACCTCGGTCATGTCCTCGCTGGCTTCGGCGTGTAACTGGACGGCGCAGTCCAGTTCGGCGCCGCGCTCGAAGGCCCGGCGCATGACCGCGTTCGAGGCCGCCCACACGTCGTCGTCGACCTCGTAGTGGGGGCGACCAGACTTCAGCGCCAGCGCCTCGCCGGACTCGACGTACTCCGCGGCGACGTCGATCCCCGCCTGCATCAGGTCCCGCGCGTCGTCAGGACTGAAGCCGCGGTCGTCGACGAGCCGCGTGATCAGTCCGGGGTGGACCCCCAGGACGGGCCAGGCCCGCCCGTCGAGTTCGCTCGAGGCCTCGTCGACGATCTCGATCGTCCGCTCGAAGACCGCACGGAAGTCCTCGCCGGTCTCGGCCTCGACGCCGAGGTGCCAGGAGGGTTTGTTTACGACCAGCAGGTGGGTGCCACCGAGGCGAGCGAAGTCGCGGACAGCGTCGATGCCGCGGTGGTTGTCCGGATCGAGGTGGAGGTGGTTGTCGAGGACCGGCGTCTCGTCGTCGAGCATGTGCGCTAGTGGGCCGACCGGGCGTGAAAAATCTCCGACTTCGCTCGAGTCGCCGGGCTCCCTCGAGGCTAAATCGCCCGGCGATACTTGCAGTGCGGGCAGTAAACCGTCCGCTGGCGAACGATCAGGAGCGACTTCCCGCATTTGCACAGGCCGCCGACGGAGATATCGTTGGTTTCCCGGACGATCCCTCGCAACGTGTTCTCCAGCCGGTCGATGTCCCGTTCGGCATCGTCGAGTCGCTCCTCGAGTTCGCGGAGCCGTCGAGAGTGCAGGTGGCGTCCTCTCATGGGGGTAGGGCTGGACCGGCTTCTGTGATCCATGGACTGAGTAACGACTCGCGAGCGATTAAGCGTATGGGGGTAACTGGCAAGCGAAGTACAGTGGCTACGCGTCGGACGCTGTCGCCGGGAGCGTCACGGTGAACGTCGTCCCCTCGCCCGGCTCGGAGTCGACGCCGATCTCCCCGCCGTGGTTGGTGACGATCCGCCGGCAGAGCGCGAGGCCGATTCCGGTGCCGGGAAACTCCCCGATCGCGTGGAGGCGGTTGAAGACGTCGAAGATCTGGTCGTGGTAGTCGGGATCGATCCCGATCCCGTCGTCCGCCACGGCGAGTCGCCACTTAGGGCCGCACTTCGTCGCGTCGACCTCGATGCGCGGCAATT comes from Haloterrigena salifodinae and encodes:
- a CDS encoding TatD family hydrolase; this translates as MLDDETPVLDNHLHLDPDNHRGIDAVRDFARLGGTHLLVVNKPSWHLGVEAETGEDFRAVFERTIEIVDEASSELDGRAWPVLGVHPGLITRLVDDRGFSPDDARDLMQAGIDVAAEYVESGEALALKSGRPHYEVDDDVWAASNAVMRRAFERGAELDCAVQLHAEASEDMTEVADWAEEAGLPAHKVVKHYASGRLEGPIPSVMSEKDRLETAAERGEPFLMETDYIDDPDRPGAVLGPKTVPRRVRWLLEDGHEDAVRIAHVETPERVYGIDTEGTLERA
- a CDS encoding DUF2150 family protein; translation: MSNPPTEFYSEERWQNWIGRIKDEDIDPEDEDSARLLLNLQDDTAIAIAKIVAAYDDGELGEEEALEEINDVREIVLGEVDIEDEEKLILVDGVQTSLVCVFFAAEEYIAGGPAEEGSVGDYLGAAADAEAEEDLDAALGYAAQAGTLIIDGEELDMSVAEDLEYGLVTEWINGLDSLQSAMSDPEVVEEDEE
- a CDS encoding DUF7333 family protein — encoded protein: MEFDLPTTAAAFIAVIAIGVVGLIAAPMMTMDTVLMRVAPSMIVFGLIMLGIGIKYGEHRVTGR
- a CDS encoding phosphoadenosine phosphosulfate reductase family protein, which codes for MSENFPDYVDVDYEDGDGEDPEDYPQIQDKIEKAIEVTREGLEAYENPAVMWTGGKDSTLTLYFIKEVADRFDLEVPPAVFIDHYQHFDEIHDFVDHWADEWDLEVIYARNEDVGEYVDEHGLEPGDDIEIDELSEHNQHHVENILEYEEDEFPFLLDTYVGNHLLKTVALNDALEEHDIDGVISGVRWDEQEARADETFFSPRHDPDIYPPHDRIQPILQFDEAAVWDAFWNFVVPDTVENFPEEGYVPEADDDLPEGVEQADIPISPKYFAGFRSLGSEVSTEKSDEDPAWLQDLEGTTERAGRAQDKEDLMERLRDLGYM